The following are encoded in a window of Phaseolus vulgaris cultivar G19833 chromosome 3, P. vulgaris v2.0, whole genome shotgun sequence genomic DNA:
- the LOC137807588 gene encoding LOW QUALITY PROTEIN: bifunctional purple acid phosphatase 26-like (The sequence of the model RefSeq protein was modified relative to this genomic sequence to represent the inferred CDS: substituted 2 bases at 2 genomic stop codons) — protein sequence MQTMLLKFVLASFVLLSSIRDGSAGMTSSFVRTKWPSEDMPVDHEVFAIPKGYNAPQQVHITQGDYDGKAVIISWVTPDEAGPSHVQYGTSKSNLQTSKEGTVANYTFYNYKSGYIHHCLIEGLTHNTKYYYRIGSGDSARDFWFQTPPTIGPDTPYKFGIIGDLGQTFNSLSTLEHYLESGGQAVLYVGDLSYSDEHEFEDVGLRWDTWGRFAEKSAAYQPWFWNVGNHEVEFMPEVGEIVPFKNYLXXYTTPYLASNSSSPLWYAVRRASAHIIVLSSYSAFVRYSPQYIWLKEELARVDREKTPWLFVIVHKPLYSSNVAHYMEGEAMRSVFESWFVQYKVDAVFAGHVHAYERSYRYSNIDYNITGGRRYPVPDTSAPIYVTIGDGGNLEGLASSYLDPQPEYSAFREASYGHATLEIKNRTHAVYNWYRNDDGKRVPADSLVLLNQYW from the exons ATGCAGACCATGTTGCTTAAGTTTGTTCTTGCTTCCTTTGTCTTGTTGAGTTCTATCAGAGATGGGAGTGCAGGGATGACTAGCTCTTTCGTTAGGACAAAGTGGCCATCAGAGGACATGCCCGTGGATCATGAAGTATTTGCAATTCCAAAGGGTTACAATGCACCTCAACAA GTGCACATCACGCAAGGTGATTATGATGGGAAAGCAGTGATCATCTCATGGGTGACCCCAGATGAAGCAGGACCTAGCCATGTACAGTATGGCACATCAAAGAGTAACCTTCAAACTAGTAAAGAAGGCACAGTTGCAAACTACACCTTCTATAACTACAAGTCTGGCTACATTCATCACTGTCTTATTGAAGGCCTTACG CATAATACTAAATACTACTATAGAATTGGAAGTGGTGATTCTGCTCGAGATTTTTGGTTCCAAACACCTCCCACAATTGGCCCAGATACTCCCTACAAATTTGGGATCATTG GTGATTTGGGGCAAACGTTTAATTCACTTTCAACCCTTGAGCATTATTTGGAGAGTGGAGGACAGGCCGTGTTATATGTCGGAGATCTTTCTTATTCTGATGAGCATGAGTTCGAAGATGTTGGTTTACGGTGGGATACATGGGGGCGATTTGCAGAAAAAAGTGCAGCATATCAGCCATGGTTTTGGAATGTAGGAAATCACGAAGTAGAGTTTATGCCTGAAGTG GGAGAAATAGTTCCTTTCAAGAACTATCTTTAATGATATACTACTCCCTATTTGGCCTCCAACAGCAGCAGCCCCCTCTGGTATGCAGTGAGGCGTGCATCTGCTCATATAATTGTGCTATCCAGCTATTCTGCATTTG TGAGGTACTCGCCTCAATACATATGGCTTAAAGAAGAGCTGGCAAGGGTTGATAGAGAGAAAACGCCTTGGCTTTTTGTGATCGTGCACAAGCCACTCTACAGCAGTAATGTAGCTCACTATATGGAGGGTGAAGCCATGCGATCAGTTTTCGAGAGCTGGTTCGTCCAATACAAAGTTGATGCCGTCTTTGCAGGACATGTCCATGCTTATGAAAGATCA TATCGCTACTCCAACATAGACTACAACATAACAGGAGGTAGAAGGTATCCCGTACCAGACACATCAGCACCTATATACGTAACAATCGGAGACGGAGGAAATCTAGAAGGTCTTGCCTCAAG TTATTTGGACCCACAGCCAGAATATTCTGCTTTTAGAGAAGCAAGCTATGGACACGCGACACTGGAGATTAAAAATAGGACTCATGCAGTCTACAACTGGTATCGCAATGATGACGGCAAGAGAGTACCAGCTGACTCTTTGGTTTTGCTTAACCAGTATTGGTAG